One Lytechinus variegatus isolate NC3 chromosome 14, Lvar_3.0, whole genome shotgun sequence genomic region harbors:
- the LOC121428105 gene encoding ileal sodium/bile acid cotransporter-like, which translates to MDPGNTTSCMNSSGDSGGIPHGPPAYVEHLKIANQVVIAVTFSIVLFAMGASITPQNFKIVLRRPVGIAVGFVSQFAVMPLLAFCYALAVGFEQTIALGCLILACCPGGSLSNLYTFWTDGDLCLSITMTTLSTLLAIGMMPLNLLIYSRRWTDQNTSMPYLDICISLILIVVPVGLGMVLRWKKPRWALLIAKPCSLIGFIGVVCSIIFVSIMNPRLYSSHWTIWLGAITLCWFGFALGYLLSFIFRQTHSQCRTIAFETGIQNVGLAFAIIAFSFAGNPNMVHMMTFPALFGPMSVVSGFACTAAYKLHQKVYGSDEVEDKTDGGGEEERDGEKGKEVRMKEKEAEASKQGTV; encoded by the exons ATGGATCCAGGGAATACGACAAGCTGCATGAATTCGAGCGGGGATTCCGGGGGCATCCCCCACGGACCACCGGCCTACGTCGAACACCTGAAAATCGCAAACCAAGTTGTGATCGCTGTGACTTTCTCTATCGTTCTTTTCGCCATGGGGGCTTCGATCACACCGCAGAATTTCAAAATTGTC CTTCGTCGACCGGTCGGCATCGCAGTCGGATTCGTCTCACAGTTCGCAGTGATGCCTCTTCTTGCTTTCTGCTACGCCCTTGCCGTGGGCTTCGAGCAGACCATAGCCCTGGGGTGTCTGATCCTCGCTTGTTGTCCAGGGGGGAGTCTCTCCAACCTCTACACCTTCTGGACCGATGGAGACCTGTGTCTCAG TATCACTATGACGACACTGTCGACCCTGCTAGCTATCGGGATGATGCCCCTGAACCTCCTCATCTATTCCCGTCGATGGACCGATCAGAATACATCAATGCCTTATCTTGATATCTGTATATCCCTCATCCTCATCGTCGTACCCGTCGGGCTGGGTATGGTACTTAGATGGAAGAAGCCGCGTTGGGCGCTCCTTATTGCAAAG CCGTGTAGCTTAATCGGATTCATCGGTGTCGTATGCAGTATCATCTTCGTGAGTATCATGAACCCACGGCTCTACAGCTCACATTGGACCATCTGGCTCGGAGCAATCACCCTCTGTTGGTTCGGATTCGCCCTCGGTTACCTCCTCTCATTCATCTTCCGTCAGACACACTCCCAGTGCCGGACCATCGCATTCGAGACCGGCATCCAGAACGTCGGTCTCGCATTCGCAATCATCGCCTTCTCCTTCGCCGGGAATCCTAACATGGTGCACATGATGACGTTCCCGGCGCTGTTCGGGCCGATGAGTGTGGTGTCCGGGTTCGCCTGCACCGCGGCGTACAAACTGCATCAGAAGGTCTACGGCTCGGATGAGGTGGAGGATAAAACGGacggaggaggagaagaagagagagatggagaaaaggGCAAGGAAGTCAGAATGAAGGAGAAAGAAGCTGAAGCGAGTAAACAAGGAACTGTTTAG